TCTTTCCTCGTAATAGTTAGAAGTAATAATGGTACAGTCCTGTACATTCACCATGATCCTGCTCCCTGTAGATTTAAGGAAGGCATGAGGTTCCGGCGGGCTTGTGGGGAACAGCAGTCCTATGATTCTCTTCAGCATAATACAATTGCTTTTACAAGTAAGATCAAGGCTGGCATTGGTTAGACCTCTGGCTGGTATGGACAGATCCCGGCTGATTTGCAAACAGCCCGTCCGCTGTTCGCAGGACGGAACTGTGCTGTTCTACTCAAATATCGTTAAATATCTTCAGAATCGTATACAATCACCTTTTTCCACACGGAAGAACACTCCTCTATAAATTTCAGGTGTGCAGGATCGGTTTGATAAATATCCTGCTCCGCCTTGTTCCTGAAGAACAGTAGCCACGATACCTGATAAGAACGCTCTATCACGTCGCGGTTAGTCGTGGATGGTACGCCAATATGATGCTGCTGGATGGTTTTTGCGCCTTTCGCCAGCTTCTGCAATCCAGCAATGAGTTTTGCTTTGTCCTCCTGGCTCTCCGGGTTGTTCAGCCAGAAATAAACGTGGTGTACAAATACCTTCTGTACGGGCGCGGCTGCTGCCATCGCAACGCCTCCTGTCATACCTGCCATACCGGTCACCGCAGCCGTCTTACCGGCAGCAGATAAAAATTGTCGTCTGGTTTGTTTCGACATAGGGTCAGTTTTAGTACAGAAAAATAGTAAAAATATCAGAATACTGGTGCCAAATCTGACTGGTTCGCTTTTTGCAATCTACGAACGGAGGAATTTCCCCAAAGTA
The DNA window shown above is from Chitinophaga agri and carries:
- a CDS encoding Dabb family protein, producing MSKQTRRQFLSAAGKTAAVTGMAGMTGGVAMAAAAPVQKVFVHHVYFWLNNPESQEDKAKLIAGLQKLAKGAKTIQQHHIGVPSTTNRDVIERSYQVSWLLFFRNKAEQDIYQTDPAHLKFIEECSSVWKKVIVYDSEDI